The following are encoded in a window of Novosphingobium sp. THN1 genomic DNA:
- a CDS encoding usg protein, with translation MGRVTGANTFGEDIRLQMEGYGLTTIQIHYYLPDHPSLLQMFAFQQYDLAPRFPRLHGFLDHWRREIEAALHSVRIAHNHLIGPQEWRAVDGVISIN, from the coding sequence ATGGGACGTGTGACTGGCGCCAACACCTTTGGGGAGGACATCCGGCTGCAGATGGAAGGCTACGGCCTGACCACCATCCAGATCCACTACTACCTGCCGGACCACCCCAGCCTGCTGCAGATGTTCGCCTTCCAGCAATACGATCTCGCCCCACGCTTCCCGCGCCTCCACGGCTTCCTCGATCACTGGCGGCGCGAAATCGAGGCCGCACTCCACTCGGTCCGCATCGCCCACAACCACCTGATCGGCCCGCAGGAATGGCGCGCCGTCGATGGCGTGATCTCGATCAACTGA
- a CDS encoding MipA/OmpV family protein encodes MRVIRAMVLSALGFSLANLALTHPALAQTAPSATAPARPAGPPMAPQGWTMTVGVAPVFGMAWQGSKDTALSIFPDLRVNYKDTLFLSVQDGLGWNAVNQDGWKAGPIVRARFGRNEDDGGSPFLIAGGSDALRGMGDVDIAGEAGGFVEKRLGAKKQWRLRAEVRQGFGGHEGVVGDVLAQYSGRSGKVIYAVGPRATFASGDFMRTYYGVDGAQGARTGLAVSRPDGGLVSYGMGASLIRPLSPKRAVAVFAGVDRLGGEPAASSLIRERGQRTQFSVGLGYSYRFGL; translated from the coding sequence ATGCGTGTCATTCGAGCGATGGTGCTCTCTGCCCTGGGATTTTCCTTGGCGAATCTGGCCCTGACGCATCCGGCGCTGGCACAGACGGCGCCTTCGGCCACCGCGCCCGCGCGGCCGGCGGGGCCGCCGATGGCGCCGCAGGGTTGGACGATGACCGTGGGCGTGGCACCGGTGTTCGGGATGGCGTGGCAAGGGTCGAAGGACACCGCGCTTTCGATCTTCCCGGACCTGCGGGTCAACTACAAGGACACGCTGTTCCTTTCGGTGCAGGACGGGTTGGGCTGGAACGCGGTCAATCAAGATGGCTGGAAGGCGGGGCCGATCGTGCGGGCCCGCTTCGGGCGGAACGAGGATGACGGCGGATCGCCGTTCCTGATCGCGGGAGGCAGCGACGCCCTGCGCGGGATGGGCGACGTGGACATTGCCGGAGAAGCCGGGGGCTTTGTCGAGAAGCGGCTGGGCGCGAAGAAGCAGTGGCGCCTGCGCGCCGAGGTCCGGCAGGGCTTTGGCGGGCATGAGGGCGTGGTGGGCGACGTGCTGGCGCAGTATTCGGGGCGTTCGGGCAAGGTGATCTATGCGGTCGGGCCGCGGGCGACCTTTGCCAGCGGCGATTTCATGCGGACCTATTACGGGGTGGATGGTGCCCAGGGGGCACGCACCGGGCTGGCGGTTTCGCGGCCTGACGGAGGGCTGGTTTCCTATGGGATGGGCGCCAGCCTGATCCGACCGCTCAGTCCGAAGCGGGCGGTGGCGGTGTTCGCGGGCGTGGACCGGCTGGGCGGGGAGCCTGCGGCGAGTTCGCTGATCCGCGAGCGCGGGCAGCGCACGCAGTTTTCGGTAGGTCTGGGGTATTCCTACCGGTTCGGGCTTTGA
- a CDS encoding glutathione S-transferase, which produces MLTLYHCKNARSFRALWALEEMGLPYRLHTLPFPPRHRHEGMHDINPLGTIPVLIDGDVRMTESVAIPHYLATKYGPTDLAVVPHEDGYAAYLNFLVMGEATLTFPQTVHLRYQVFAKPEDRRPEIARDYAEWFGSRLRNAEAMMGEKFVAAGRFTMADISVGYAIMLALSVGLEEFVPSSLRDRWSFLSARESWKRAIAAQESSA; this is translated from the coding sequence ATGCTCACGCTCTACCACTGCAAGAACGCCCGCTCCTTCCGCGCGCTCTGGGCGCTCGAGGAAATGGGGCTGCCCTACCGGCTCCACACCCTCCCCTTCCCGCCACGACACCGCCACGAAGGCATGCACGACATCAACCCTCTGGGCACGATCCCGGTCCTGATCGATGGCGACGTGCGGATGACCGAAAGCGTCGCGATCCCGCACTATCTCGCCACGAAGTACGGCCCCACGGACCTCGCCGTCGTCCCGCATGAGGATGGCTATGCCGCCTACCTCAACTTCCTCGTCATGGGCGAAGCGACGCTCACCTTCCCGCAGACAGTCCACTTGCGCTATCAGGTCTTCGCCAAGCCTGAAGATCGCCGCCCCGAGATCGCTCGCGATTACGCCGAATGGTTCGGCTCAAGATTGCGCAATGCCGAAGCGATGATGGGGGAGAAATTCGTCGCTGCCGGGCGGTTCACCATGGCCGATATCTCGGTCGGATACGCGATAATGCTCGCACTGTCGGTCGGTCTCGAAGAGTTCGTGCCGAGTTCGCTGCGCGACCGCTGGAGTTTCCTCTCTGCCCGAGAGAGTTGGAAACGCGCGATTGCCGCCCAGGAATCAAGCGCCTAA
- the glmS gene encoding glutamine--fructose-6-phosphate transaminase (isomerizing) has protein sequence MCGIIGIVGKEQVADRLVDGLRRMEYRGYDSAGICTVEGGQLVRRRAEGKLNNLVLELARNPASGLIGIAHTRWATHGAPTTSNAHPHATGEVALVHNGIIENFKTLRDALIARGRKFESETDTEVVAHLVSEQVEAGLSPQDAVKAVLPTLRGAFALAIAFRSHDDMLIGARLGSPLVVGYGEGETYLGSDALALAPLTQRITYLEEGDWVVITREGAQIFDADNNLVERPIVASGATAAAIEKGNYRHFMQKEIFEQPVVVAQTLRSYLRRVEQTVALPQIDFDLASINRVTIVACGTSFYAGMVAKYWFEQFARLPVDIDVASEFRYRDPVLEPGGLALFISQSGETADTLAALRHCKAAGQTIAVVVNVPTSSMAREADLLLPTHAGPEIGVASTKAFTCQLAVLAALAAHLAVKRGRLTREEEAEIVEQLVETPACLNAALAHDEEIAGMAHLIAPARDVLYLGRGPDYPLALEGALKLKEISYIHAEGYASGEMKHGPIALIDEAVPVIVLAPSGPLFEKTVSNMQEVRARGGKVVLISDAEGITEAGEGCLATIEMPKVHPLIAPLVYAVPVQLLAYHVAVAKGTDVDQPRNLAKSVTVE, from the coding sequence ATGTGCGGAATTATCGGAATCGTCGGCAAGGAACAGGTGGCGGACCGGCTGGTCGATGGCCTGCGGCGGATGGAATATCGCGGCTATGATTCGGCAGGGATCTGCACGGTCGAAGGCGGGCAGCTGGTGCGGCGGCGGGCCGAGGGCAAGCTCAACAATCTTGTGCTGGAACTCGCGCGCAATCCGGCCTCGGGCCTGATCGGCATTGCCCACACCCGCTGGGCAACCCATGGCGCGCCGACAACGAGCAACGCGCATCCACATGCCACGGGCGAAGTGGCGCTGGTTCACAACGGTATCATCGAGAACTTCAAGACCCTGCGCGACGCCTTGATAGCGCGGGGCCGCAAGTTCGAGAGCGAGACCGATACCGAAGTGGTGGCGCATCTCGTGTCCGAACAGGTCGAGGCAGGACTTTCGCCGCAGGACGCGGTGAAGGCCGTGCTGCCGACCTTGCGCGGCGCCTTTGCGCTCGCCATCGCTTTCCGCAGCCATGACGACATGCTGATCGGTGCGCGGCTGGGATCGCCGCTGGTAGTCGGCTATGGCGAGGGCGAGACCTATCTCGGGTCCGACGCGCTTGCGCTCGCGCCGCTGACGCAGCGGATTACCTACCTCGAGGAAGGCGACTGGGTGGTGATCACCCGTGAGGGCGCGCAGATCTTCGATGCGGACAACAATCTGGTCGAACGCCCCATCGTCGCCTCGGGCGCAACCGCTGCAGCAATCGAGAAGGGCAATTACCGCCACTTCATGCAGAAGGAGATCTTCGAGCAGCCGGTGGTGGTGGCGCAGACGCTGCGCTCCTACTTGCGCCGGGTGGAGCAGACCGTGGCGCTGCCGCAGATTGACTTCGACCTTGCCAGCATCAATCGCGTGACCATCGTCGCCTGCGGGACGAGCTTCTATGCCGGCATGGTCGCCAAGTACTGGTTCGAGCAGTTCGCGCGCCTGCCAGTGGACATCGATGTGGCGTCCGAGTTCCGCTACCGCGATCCGGTGCTGGAGCCGGGCGGCCTTGCGCTGTTCATCTCGCAGAGCGGCGAAACCGCCGACACGCTCGCGGCGCTGCGGCACTGCAAGGCGGCGGGGCAGACCATTGCAGTGGTCGTCAACGTGCCGACGAGTTCGATGGCGCGCGAGGCGGATCTGCTGCTGCCGACCCATGCCGGGCCGGAAATCGGGGTTGCCTCGACCAAGGCGTTCACCTGCCAGCTGGCGGTGCTCGCGGCGCTGGCGGCGCACCTTGCGGTCAAGCGTGGGCGGCTGACACGCGAGGAAGAGGCCGAGATCGTCGAGCAGCTGGTCGAGACGCCGGCCTGCCTCAATGCAGCGCTGGCCCATGACGAAGAGATCGCCGGCATGGCGCACCTGATCGCACCGGCGCGCGATGTGCTCTATCTCGGGCGCGGGCCAGACTATCCGCTGGCGCTGGAAGGAGCGTTGAAGCTCAAGGAAATCAGCTACATCCACGCAGAAGGCTATGCCAGCGGCGAGATGAAGCATGGCCCTATCGCCTTGATCGACGAGGCGGTGCCGGTGATCGTGCTGGCGCCTTCTGGCCCGCTGTTCGAGAAGACAGTCAGCAACATGCAGGAAGTGCGTGCGCGCGGCGGCAAGGTGGTGCTGATCTCCGACGCAGAAGGCATTACCGAGGCGGGTGAGGGGTGCCTGGCCACGATCGAGATGCCCAAGGTGCACCCGCTGATCGCGCCGCTGGTCTATGCCGTGCCGGTGCAATTGCTCGCCTACCACGTCGCCGTGGCGAAGGGCACCGACGTCGATCAGCCGCGCAATCTGGCAAAGTCCGTCACTGTCGAATAG
- a CDS encoding type II toxin-antitoxin system VapC family toxin has protein sequence MSAPFFDTNIVIDWLRRMPHAAQEIARYRSHRISRIVWTEVMAGEALEKRDLVREALSHFDCVEIDARIATAAADIRYRSRMKLMDAYILATAQVNGSILITRNTKDFPATMPGIRVPYTL, from the coding sequence TTGTCTGCACCGTTCTTCGACACCAACATCGTCATCGATTGGCTGAGGCGCATGCCCCATGCAGCCCAAGAGATCGCGCGTTATCGCAGCCACCGCATTAGCCGGATAGTGTGGACTGAGGTGATGGCCGGCGAGGCGCTGGAAAAGCGGGACCTCGTCCGGGAAGCCCTGAGCCATTTCGATTGCGTGGAAATCGATGCGCGGATCGCCACGGCGGCAGCAGATATCCGCTATCGCAGCCGCATGAAGCTGATGGATGCCTATATCCTCGCTACCGCGCAGGTTAACGGTTCGATCCTGATTACACGAAATACCAAGGATTTTCCGGCAACCATGCCCGGCATCCGGGTGCCCTATACTCTCTAG
- a CDS encoding ribbon-helix-helix domain-containing protein: protein MTRILADIPDEDIAALDARASEQGKSRAALVREAVKLYLVQSDTSNDWIDRYAGLWAHRTDIGDSVEYQRAMREDRRPYEDI from the coding sequence ATGACTCGCATCCTTGCCGACATTCCGGATGAAGATATCGCCGCCCTCGATGCGCGCGCGAGCGAGCAAGGCAAGTCGCGGGCCGCGCTCGTGCGCGAGGCTGTGAAGCTCTATCTCGTGCAGAGCGATACCAGCAACGACTGGATCGACCGCTATGCCGGGCTCTGGGCACATCGCACCGATATCGGCGACAGCGTGGAATATCAGCGCGCCATGCGTGAAGATCGCCGCCCCTATGAAGACATCTGA